Proteins encoded by one window of Pseudonocardia sp. HH130629-09:
- a CDS encoding gamma carbonic anhydrase family protein has product MPLYALGDAEPDIHPTAYVHPDAVVIGNVTLGPESTVWPTAVLRGDDGRIAVGARSSIQDGSIIHTTLQQPTIIGDEVTVGHNVHIEAATIGNRALVSSGSVVLNGATIGEGAVVAAGAVVSPKADVPAYRMALGVPARVRDGYEVPADRWRYAVESYVDRGRRFASQLRRLED; this is encoded by the coding sequence GTGCCTCTGTACGCGCTCGGTGACGCCGAACCGGACATCCACCCGACCGCCTACGTCCATCCGGACGCCGTCGTGATCGGCAACGTGACGCTGGGCCCGGAGTCCACCGTCTGGCCGACCGCGGTGCTGCGCGGCGACGACGGCCGGATCGCGGTCGGCGCCCGCAGCAGCATCCAGGACGGGTCGATCATCCACACCACCCTGCAGCAGCCGACGATCATCGGGGACGAGGTGACCGTCGGACACAACGTGCACATCGAGGCGGCCACCATCGGCAACCGGGCGCTCGTCTCGTCGGGCTCGGTGGTGCTGAACGGTGCGACGATCGGCGAGGGTGCGGTCGTGGCCGCGGGCGCGGTCGTCTCCCCGAAGGCCGACGTGCCCGCGTACCGGATGGCGCTGGGCGTGCCCGCCCGTGTCCGCGACGGCTACGAGGTGCCCGCCGACCGCTGGCGGTACGCCGTGGAGTCCTACGTCGACCGGGGCCGCCGGTTCGCCTCCCAGCTGCGCCGGTTGGAGGACTGA
- a CDS encoding uracil-DNA glycosylase, which translates to MMAKPLHEVVEAGWARALEPVAETITAMGEFLRTEIAAGRRYLPAGANVLRAFQQPFDDVRVLLVGQDPYPTPGHAVGLSFSVAPGTRPLPRSLQNIFREYTEDLGHPAPSSGDLTPWTEQGVLLLNRCLTVAPGEPASHRNKGWEEVTEQAIRALVARDAAPMVAILWGRDARNLAPLLEDVPTIESAHPSPMSADRGFFGSRPFSRANDLLEEIGGGPVDWKLP; encoded by the coding sequence CTGATGGCCAAGCCGCTGCACGAGGTCGTCGAGGCCGGGTGGGCCAGGGCCCTGGAGCCGGTCGCCGAGACGATCACCGCGATGGGCGAGTTCCTGCGTACCGAGATCGCCGCGGGCCGTCGCTACCTGCCTGCCGGGGCGAACGTGCTGCGCGCGTTCCAGCAGCCCTTCGACGACGTCCGGGTGCTGCTCGTCGGCCAGGACCCGTACCCGACCCCGGGTCACGCGGTCGGGCTGTCGTTCTCCGTCGCCCCCGGGACCCGGCCGCTGCCGCGCTCGCTGCAGAACATCTTCCGCGAGTACACCGAGGACCTCGGGCACCCGGCGCCGAGCTCGGGCGACCTGACCCCGTGGACCGAGCAGGGCGTGCTGCTGCTCAACCGGTGCCTGACCGTCGCACCGGGAGAGCCGGCCTCGCACCGCAACAAGGGCTGGGAGGAGGTCACCGAGCAGGCGATCCGCGCCCTGGTGGCCCGCGACGCCGCGCCGATGGTGGCGATCCTCTGGGGCCGCGACGCCCGCAACCTCGCGCCGCTGCTGGAGGACGTGCCGACGATCGAGTCGGCTCACCCGTCGCCCATGTCGGCCGACCGCGGCTTCTTCGGGTCGCGGCCGTTCAGCCGGGCCAACGACCTGCTCGAGGAGATCGGCGGGGGACCCGTCGACTGGAAGCTGCCCTAG
- a CDS encoding DUF1707 SHOCT-like domain-containing protein: MDDPGDMRISDADREVAARRLHDALGEGRITLAELEERLDAVYAARVARDLRPPLADLPGGLPPSVTALAPVPARPPAPSERVRLTTAAGTIKRTGDWQVPAALYLQSSMGTIHLDLSEVRSLPPRIDVEVALGMGEVVLVLPEGGTADVDGTKASWGEVKTKVPSTPGAAGPHVVVHGKVGMGSVTVRGPRRSWWRSMVE, encoded by the coding sequence GTGGACGACCCGGGGGACATGCGCATATCGGACGCCGACCGTGAGGTGGCGGCCCGCCGGCTGCACGACGCCCTCGGTGAGGGCCGCATCACGCTGGCCGAGCTGGAGGAACGGCTCGACGCGGTCTACGCCGCCCGCGTCGCCCGGGACCTGCGGCCGCCGCTGGCGGACCTGCCGGGTGGGCTGCCGCCGTCGGTCACCGCGCTGGCGCCGGTCCCGGCCCGTCCCCCCGCGCCGTCGGAGCGGGTGCGGCTGACGACCGCCGCCGGGACGATCAAGCGCACCGGGGACTGGCAGGTCCCGGCGGCGCTGTACCTGCAGTCGTCGATGGGGACCATCCACCTCGACCTGTCCGAGGTGCGGTCGCTGCCGCCGCGGATCGACGTCGAGGTCGCGCTCGGGATGGGCGAGGTCGTGTTGGTCCTGCCCGAGGGCGGCACCGCCGACGTCGACGGCACGAAGGCGTCCTGGGGCGAGGTGAAGACCAAGGTGCCCTCGACGCCCGGGGCCGCCGGGCCGCACGTCGTGGTCCACGGCAAGGTCGGCATGGGGTCGGTCACGGTGCGCGGTCCCCGCCGCAGCTGGTGGCGGTCCATGGTCGAGTGA
- the rpmB gene encoding 50S ribosomal protein L28: MAAVCDVCGKGPGFGMSVSHSHRRTHRRWNPNIQTVRAAINGGNRRRINACTSCLKAGKVTRV, translated from the coding sequence GTGGCTGCCGTCTGCGACGTCTGTGGCAAGGGTCCGGGCTTCGGCATGTCCGTCTCGCACTCGCACCGCCGCACCCACCGCCGCTGGAACCCCAACATCCAGACGGTGCGCGCCGCGATCAACGGTGGCAACCGCCGTCGGATCAACGCCTGCACCTCCTGCCTGAAGGCGGGCAAGGTGACCCGCGTCTGA